The proteins below are encoded in one region of Candidatus Protochlamydia phocaeensis:
- a CDS encoding amidohydrolase family protein: MRKIALEEHFITPDFIAYSKENFAGFNQEEQNSIIGVLSDFEDLRLKAMDNAGISISVLSLTDPGVQREPDAALAVRLARKANDALAGQIQKHPTRFRGFAHLALQDPPAAAAELERCVRDLHFVGALINGQTNGHYLDEEPYYPFWERVQELDVPIYLHPGNAFQMPYSFKNHPELNGAIWGWAMETGTHALRLVFSGFFDRFPSIRLILGHMGEALPYFLWRFDSRWGIMKHSIELKKPPSQYIKDHIAITISGMYANEPLLCALNALGEDSLMFSTDYPYESSQAAAQFIEQAPLKEDVRQKICYKNAERFLNLNL, encoded by the coding sequence ATGAGAAAAATCGCCCTTGAAGAGCACTTCATCACACCAGACTTCATCGCTTATTCAAAAGAAAATTTTGCGGGATTCAACCAAGAGGAACAGAATTCCATTATAGGCGTGCTATCGGATTTTGAAGACTTGCGCCTGAAAGCCATGGATAACGCCGGAATTTCCATTTCGGTTCTTTCGCTGACAGATCCAGGCGTGCAAAGAGAGCCCGATGCGGCGCTTGCGGTTAGGCTTGCCCGAAAAGCCAATGATGCCCTTGCCGGCCAAATTCAAAAGCATCCGACGCGCTTTCGGGGCTTTGCTCATTTGGCCCTGCAAGATCCCCCGGCAGCAGCTGCTGAATTGGAGCGTTGTGTGCGAGATCTTCATTTTGTGGGAGCCTTGATTAACGGGCAAACAAATGGCCATTATTTAGATGAAGAGCCATATTATCCGTTTTGGGAGCGCGTTCAAGAATTGGATGTCCCTATCTACTTGCATCCAGGAAATGCTTTTCAAATGCCCTATAGCTTTAAGAATCATCCGGAACTGAATGGAGCTATTTGGGGCTGGGCAATGGAGACGGGAACGCATGCGCTTCGTTTGGTTTTTAGCGGCTTCTTTGATCGCTTTCCATCCATTCGATTAATACTGGGCCATATGGGCGAAGCGCTGCCCTATTTTCTTTGGCGGTTTGACAGCCGCTGGGGCATCATGAAGCATTCTATAGAGCTTAAGAAGCCTCCTTCTCAATATATTAAGGACCATATAGCCATTACTATATCGGGAATGTATGCCAATGAGCCTTTACTGTGCGCTTTGAATGCGCTGGGCGAAGACAGCCTGATGTTTTCTACCGATTACCCCTATGAATCCTCACAGGCAGCGGCGCAATTTATTGAACAGGCTCCGCTCAAGGAGGATGTTCGCCAAAAGATTTGCTATAAAAATGCGGAACGCTTCCTTAATCTAAATCTATAA
- a CDS encoding glycine--tRNA ligase, with translation MADPKLIDSKMEKIVALCKRRGFIFQSSEIYGGINGFWDYGPLGVELKRNLKEAWWQDMVRRPNFNHKGELIEMVGVDCAIIMNPKTWVASGHVGGFSDPMVDCRETKNRYRADHLLCAEMIVMKAGQQHSLGWLAVQAGDEAEKAWAKKAEKILKKQGGGEWIPPSIWIPYSDLSSDMQRLVVGPDTDAPGTLTEPRQFNLMFKTLVGAIEDPSAVAYLRPETAQGIFANFRNVLDTSRVKVPFGMAQIGKAFRNEVTPRHFIFRSREFEQMEIEFFVHPSEAHEWYAYWCQSRYQWWQSIGLSNENLRLRPQEQSELAHYAKEGAGSSDVEYRFPFTDPGFGELEGIAHRTDYDLRQHAEHSGQGDRLKYFDQETQERYFPHIIEPSAGADRGVLALLCEAYVEDPSRPSGLFMRFHPRMAPIKAGIFPLVDKEGMPEIARNLYLNLKQKWNVQLDVKQNIGKRYARMDEAGTPFCFTVDTQTLSDQTVTVRYRDTLLQQRLSLGQVPQFLNDQVESCDLSS, from the coding sequence ATGGCAGATCCCAAGCTGATTGATAGCAAAATGGAAAAGATAGTTGCCCTTTGCAAACGGCGCGGCTTTATTTTTCAATCCTCGGAGATCTATGGCGGCATCAATGGCTTTTGGGACTATGGGCCGCTGGGAGTCGAACTGAAGCGCAATCTCAAAGAGGCGTGGTGGCAAGACATGGTGCGGCGTCCCAACTTCAACCATAAAGGCGAGCTCATTGAAATGGTCGGAGTGGATTGCGCCATTATTATGAATCCTAAGACCTGGGTCGCATCCGGCCATGTGGGAGGATTTAGCGATCCCATGGTGGACTGTCGTGAAACTAAGAACCGCTACCGTGCCGATCATTTGCTTTGCGCTGAAATGATCGTCATGAAAGCCGGTCAACAGCATTCCTTGGGCTGGCTGGCGGTACAGGCAGGCGACGAAGCGGAAAAAGCCTGGGCTAAGAAGGCTGAGAAAATCCTTAAAAAGCAAGGCGGAGGGGAATGGATTCCGCCTTCTATCTGGATTCCTTATTCTGATTTGTCCAGCGATATGCAACGATTAGTCGTTGGACCTGACACGGATGCGCCGGGGACATTGACCGAGCCGCGGCAATTCAATTTGATGTTCAAGACCTTGGTTGGAGCCATAGAAGATCCTTCAGCTGTGGCTTATCTGCGTCCGGAGACCGCTCAAGGCATTTTCGCCAATTTCCGCAATGTATTGGATACCTCGCGTGTAAAAGTCCCTTTTGGAATGGCTCAGATTGGCAAGGCGTTCCGCAATGAGGTTACGCCGCGCCATTTCATTTTCCGCTCTCGTGAATTTGAACAGATGGAAATAGAATTTTTTGTCCATCCCAGCGAAGCGCATGAGTGGTATGCCTATTGGTGCCAAAGCCGCTATCAATGGTGGCAATCGATCGGGCTTTCCAATGAAAACTTGCGCTTGCGTCCGCAGGAGCAATCGGAACTGGCGCATTACGCGAAGGAAGGAGCAGGCAGCAGCGATGTTGAATACCGTTTTCCTTTTACCGATCCCGGTTTTGGCGAATTGGAGGGAATCGCCCACCGTACGGATTATGACCTGCGCCAGCATGCAGAGCATTCCGGACAAGGCGATCGCCTCAAATACTTTGATCAAGAAACCCAAGAGCGCTACTTTCCTCATATCATCGAACCATCAGCAGGGGCTGATCGCGGGGTGCTGGCCTTGCTTTGCGAGGCATATGTAGAAGATCCTTCGCGTCCCAGCGGTTTGTTTATGCGCTTTCATCCCCGCATGGCGCCGATTAAGGCAGGGATTTTTCCCTTGGTCGATAAAGAAGGCATGCCCGAGATCGCCCGCAACTTGTATTTAAATCTTAAGCAAAAATGGAATGTGCAGCTGGATGTCAAGCAAAACATCGGCAAGCGCTATGCTCGCATGGATGAGGCCGGAACGCCTTTTTGCTTTACTGTCGACACGCAAACGCTGAGCGATCAGACGGTGACGGTTCGTTACCGCGATACGTTGCTGCAGCAGCGGCTCTCATTGGGCCAAGTGCCGCAATTTTTGAACGATCAAGTGGAGAGCTGCGACTTATCCTCTTAA
- a CDS encoding NotI family restriction endonuclease gives MTNQPLAEIFGYPAESTSPEAQRCRKMRLCPFNNRIPNCTKDRAKKPLGVCSIYEKGRKTVVCPIRLRQNWRVIEGAADAFFDPGTLWTSITDVKLFDKYYNLVGIIDFILVAYNQRGDIIDFGALDLHAAYVTQNLRRPFERYMYDQQAYLKEGYKGQNQPHADYLSTIRKRIAPQLIYKGSIFHAWQKRSAIALDKGLFDALPGFTEVDAHQSEVTWLVYDYASNNVDGINDLILHKTVHTLFEPTLFQITRVEPGLLESFISELQEQLDEQLDKDYPPDVPILEDLKEE, from the coding sequence ATGACCAATCAACCATTGGCAGAGATATTTGGATATCCTGCCGAGAGTACGAGTCCAGAAGCGCAGAGATGCCGTAAAATGCGCTTATGCCCGTTTAATAATAGGATTCCCAATTGTACCAAAGATCGGGCAAAAAAGCCTTTGGGGGTATGCTCTATTTATGAAAAGGGTCGAAAAACGGTTGTTTGTCCGATTCGGTTGAGGCAGAACTGGCGAGTCATTGAAGGGGCTGCAGATGCCTTTTTTGATCCAGGAACACTTTGGACGTCGATTACAGATGTCAAGCTTTTTGACAAATATTACAATTTAGTGGGCATTATCGATTTTATCTTGGTTGCTTATAACCAACGTGGAGATATTATTGACTTCGGTGCTTTGGATTTGCATGCTGCTTATGTGACGCAGAATTTGCGCCGCCCTTTTGAACGGTATATGTATGATCAGCAGGCTTACTTGAAAGAGGGCTATAAAGGACAAAATCAACCTCATGCCGATTACTTATCGACGATCAGAAAGCGCATTGCTCCGCAGCTCATTTATAAGGGAAGTATTTTTCATGCATGGCAAAAGAGGTCTGCTATTGCTTTAGATAAGGGGCTTTTTGATGCTTTGCCGGGATTTACAGAAGTCGATGCGCATCAATCAGAAGTCACTTGGCTTGTCTATGACTATGCGTCTAATAACGTTGATGGAATAAATGATTTAATTCTTCATAAAACTGTTCACACACTTTTTGAGCCAACTTTATTTCAAATTACTCGTGTCGAGCCAGGGCTTTTGGAGTCTTTTATCTCAGAATTGCAAGAGCAATTAGACGAACAGTTAGATAAAGATTATCCTCCCGATGTTCCCATTCTAGAGGATCTCAAAGAGGAGTGA
- a CDS encoding non-canonical purine NTP pyrophosphatase produces the protein MKHSHWKLNTSNKGKLEEFQRLFAKHGQTLHASDEDLNEIDADPIRVIAHKASQLGENILVEDTTLEIEGASIGVNIRWLLDHLPRYIGRKAQWIVLLAYRQGEKVFIYKGNLSGTIVEPKGSGGFGFDPVFLPERAEETLAQSKPDAFNARAKAVEALLKGEPWVIHPCIKTWQGPWQRNHSG, from the coding sequence ATGAAGCATTCTCACTGGAAATTAAACACGAGCAATAAGGGAAAACTAGAAGAATTCCAACGGCTCTTTGCCAAGCACGGCCAAACGCTTCACGCTTCAGACGAGGATCTAAATGAAATTGACGCTGATCCAATCCGCGTGATCGCGCATAAAGCTAGCCAACTTGGAGAAAACATCTTAGTTGAAGACACAACGCTTGAAATCGAAGGCGCTTCCATCGGCGTAAATATCCGCTGGCTGCTCGATCACTTGCCCCGTTATATAGGCCGAAAGGCGCAATGGATCGTCTTGCTAGCTTATCGACAAGGAGAAAAGGTTTTTATCTATAAAGGCAATTTGTCTGGTACAATCGTTGAGCCAAAAGGCTCAGGTGGTTTTGGCTTTGACCCCGTCTTTTTGCCAGAAAGGGCAGAAGAGACGCTTGCCCAGTCCAAGCCTGATGCCTTCAATGCAAGAGCAAAGGCAGTGGAAGCTTTGCTGAAAGGAGAGCCCTGGGTTATTCATCCCTGCATTAAAACCTGGCAAGGACCTTGGCAACGCAATCACTCCGGTTGA
- a CDS encoding Npt1/Npt2 family nucleotide transporter, whose translation MKSQIFSFSAPLSLFKKRTLILIQFFLIIFVYHTLKDLKDTIVITGSEAGAEVIPFIKIWAMLPLAVAASYFFAKLYNRFGREKTLYFFVGLLLSVYLLFAFVLYPFRQELYLDQFSHYLRQMLPIGARGGIAMVGFWHYTLFYLAAELWSLLVLSILFWGYVNETTSLEDAKQFYPLCMFTGNFAGILSGQVSHFLCHHLANAISWQLTLQLMVAIVAFCGMAIMKINHWLSKDTNGLQAKKQQKARQPHSFKDNLSSIFKSMPLLCIALLVVGFGLTSNLIEVVWKENIRQLHPSPQAYNAYINQLTSLIGLFAVIMAFASRWIFQLLSWTKVALLTPLALFATSLVFFSSLLLPGEQVSWLSSFVAMSPLQLVVTLGSIYYVLAMTAKYTIFDTTKEMAFLSIEAEERMRAKSVIDSIGSRLGKSGASCFYQFLLISFGATAGHISVIGMTSIVVISFSILATKKLGGYLSDRGENLPLVEAIS comes from the coding sequence ATGAAAAGTCAGATTTTTTCTTTTTCTGCTCCTCTATCCTTATTTAAAAAACGTACTCTGATCCTAATTCAATTCTTCCTGATCATTTTTGTCTATCATACGTTGAAAGACTTGAAAGATACGATTGTGATTACAGGAAGCGAAGCGGGCGCAGAGGTCATTCCCTTTATTAAAATTTGGGCCATGCTTCCGTTGGCTGTTGCAGCCAGTTATTTCTTTGCAAAACTGTATAATCGGTTTGGCAGAGAAAAGACCCTCTACTTTTTTGTCGGCCTACTTTTGAGCGTTTATTTGCTGTTTGCGTTCGTCTTATATCCTTTTCGCCAAGAGTTGTACTTGGACCAATTCTCTCATTATTTAAGACAAATGCTTCCCATTGGAGCGCGGGGAGGAATTGCCATGGTGGGCTTCTGGCATTATACGCTCTTTTATCTAGCTGCAGAGCTGTGGTCTTTGCTTGTTCTGTCCATTCTGTTTTGGGGGTATGTCAATGAGACCACCTCTTTGGAAGACGCCAAGCAGTTTTACCCTTTATGCATGTTTACAGGAAATTTTGCCGGGATCTTGTCTGGGCAAGTCTCTCATTTTCTTTGCCATCACTTGGCGAATGCCATTTCTTGGCAATTGACTCTGCAATTAATGGTGGCCATTGTAGCTTTTTGCGGAATGGCAATTATGAAGATCAATCATTGGCTGTCGAAAGATACAAACGGCTTACAGGCAAAGAAACAGCAGAAAGCGCGCCAGCCTCATTCTTTCAAAGATAATTTATCATCCATTTTTAAAAGTATGCCCCTGCTGTGCATTGCCTTGCTAGTCGTGGGATTTGGGCTGACCAGCAATTTAATTGAGGTGGTCTGGAAAGAAAATATTCGACAGCTGCATCCTTCTCCGCAAGCGTATAATGCCTATATTAACCAGTTAACTTCATTGATCGGGCTATTTGCTGTCATCATGGCATTTGCCTCTCGTTGGATCTTTCAATTGCTTAGCTGGACAAAAGTGGCTCTTTTAACTCCGCTGGCGCTTTTTGCAACAAGCTTGGTTTTCTTTTCTTCTCTTCTTTTGCCGGGAGAGCAGGTGTCTTGGCTCTCTTCTTTCGTGGCCATGAGTCCTTTGCAGCTCGTTGTAACCTTAGGGTCTATCTATTATGTATTGGCCATGACAGCCAAATATACGATTTTTGATACAACTAAGGAAATGGCTTTCTTGTCGATCGAAGCAGAAGAGAGAATGAGGGCCAAATCGGTCATTGATAGCATCGGCTCGCGGCTAGGCAAATCGGGGGCTTCCTGCTTCTATCAATTTTTACTGATCAGCTTTGGAGCAACTGCGGGGCATATCTCTGTCATTGGAATGACATCCATCGTTGTCATCAGCTTTTCTATTTTGGCAACAAAGAAATTAGGCGGCTACTTATCGGATCGAGGGGAAAACCTCCCATTAGTCGAAGCCATTTCTTAG
- the upp gene encoding uracil phosphoribosyltransferase produces MRLIKTIQSLSSAWLLAGMVLIGPQSMANDYQASFKSCGGLEKKLAGQNSSAAELSIVKCSSLSSQYERILLTRLRDKNTSMPEFRDASQKIAALLVNKVVECLPIEFKDIATPLADMEGEALSAPIELVSIMRSGDALLDTFLAHFSNASVSKVLIQRDEETAEPQFKYMKLSPTLASDRPVVITEPMIATGGTLNMVISLLKEKGVKEDNIIIASICTAPEGVSFLNERYPRIQVVMTVMDQSLNDKMYIVPGLGDFGDRYFGTVH; encoded by the coding sequence ATGCGCTTAATAAAAACTATTCAGAGCCTTTCTTCTGCATGGCTTTTGGCCGGAATGGTATTGATTGGCCCTCAAAGCATGGCCAATGACTATCAGGCCTCTTTTAAAAGCTGTGGGGGGCTGGAAAAAAAACTGGCCGGTCAAAACAGCTCAGCAGCTGAACTTTCTATTGTCAAATGCTCTTCTCTTTCTAGCCAGTATGAGCGCATTCTGCTGACCCGATTAAGGGATAAAAACACTTCTATGCCGGAATTCAGGGATGCATCGCAAAAAATCGCAGCCTTGTTGGTCAACAAGGTTGTCGAATGCTTGCCTATAGAATTTAAAGACATCGCTACGCCTTTGGCGGATATGGAAGGAGAAGCCCTATCAGCCCCTATTGAGCTTGTTTCCATTATGCGTTCAGGGGATGCCTTACTCGATACGTTCTTGGCGCATTTTTCCAATGCCTCCGTCAGTAAGGTTCTAATTCAAAGGGACGAGGAAACGGCAGAGCCGCAGTTTAAATACATGAAGCTATCGCCAACGCTTGCTTCTGATCGCCCTGTCGTTATAACCGAACCCATGATTGCAACAGGAGGCACACTGAATATGGTTATCTCGCTTTTAAAAGAAAAAGGCGTAAAAGAAGACAATATTATTATTGCCAGCATATGCACAGCTCCCGAAGGCGTTAGCTTTTTGAATGAAAGGTATCCTCGCATTCAAGTCGTGATGACGGTTATGGATCAATCGCTGAATGATAAGATGTACATTGTTCCAGGGCTAGGCGATTTTGGCGATCGCTACTTTGGGACTGTGCATTAA
- a CDS encoding VOC family protein: protein MPIPQASFILFFVNNPFESGIFYRRLLSLEPVEESPTFVLFALPNGLMLGLWSRATARPVVQASGGGSEICFSEESDAKVDDVYNRWLKLGIPMAQSPLAMDGMSRTFVALDPDGHRIRVLCLERS, encoded by the coding sequence ATGCCTATTCCTCAAGCTAGTTTTATTCTTTTTTTTGTCAATAATCCTTTCGAAAGCGGGATATTTTATAGGCGTTTACTAAGCCTTGAGCCCGTTGAAGAATCGCCGACTTTTGTCTTATTTGCCCTTCCTAATGGCTTAATGCTGGGACTTTGGTCGCGTGCCACAGCTAGGCCGGTTGTACAAGCGAGTGGAGGCGGAAGTGAAATTTGTTTCTCTGAAGAGTCTGATGCTAAAGTAGATGATGTCTATAATAGATGGTTAAAGCTGGGCATTCCAATGGCTCAATCCCCGCTTGCCATGGATGGAATGAGTCGCACATTTGTGGCATTGGATCCCGATGGGCACCGCATTCGCGTGTTATGTTTAGAGAGGAGTTAA
- a CDS encoding EVE domain-containing protein, with protein sequence MTQYWIAVACREHVKKGIAGGFCQVCHGKSEPLRCMQADDWIIYYSPKECFEGAAPCQKFTAIGQVGAGEPYAFHMSEGFIPWRRQVCFYPSQEIAIAPLIDKLSFIQDKRRWGYPFRRGCFAISFSDFSLIAANMGIHGLF encoded by the coding sequence ATGACGCAATATTGGATAGCTGTCGCTTGCCGCGAGCACGTCAAGAAAGGAATAGCGGGCGGTTTTTGCCAGGTTTGCCATGGAAAAAGCGAGCCCTTAAGGTGCATGCAAGCAGATGATTGGATTATTTACTATTCGCCTAAAGAGTGCTTCGAAGGCGCAGCCCCTTGCCAAAAGTTTACAGCAATCGGTCAAGTGGGTGCAGGAGAGCCTTATGCCTTCCATATGAGCGAGGGTTTCATTCCCTGGCGTCGCCAAGTCTGCTTTTATCCCAGTCAAGAAATCGCCATTGCCCCCTTGATTGATAAACTCTCTTTCATTCAAGATAAACGGCGATGGGGATATCCATTCCGAAGAGGATGCTTTGCAATCTCTTTTTCCGATTTTTCTTTAATTGCAGCCAATATGGGAATTCATGGCCTCTTTTGA
- a CDS encoding MarR family winged helix-turn-helix transcriptional regulator, with translation MASFDFDQTSAFQRAEDSPGFLLWRASTRWRKAIENALKPLGLTHPQFVILASIGWFTRGDAKVSQARIGQHAGLDANTTSQILRSLEDKKLIERVRSKDERSKHSTLTTEGIRCLSEALPAVEKADAHFFCTINLQKTKALEILKALAALEDE, from the coding sequence ATGGCCTCTTTTGATTTTGATCAAACAAGCGCTTTTCAACGAGCAGAAGACAGTCCTGGCTTTTTGCTGTGGCGTGCAAGCACACGCTGGCGAAAGGCCATTGAAAATGCCTTAAAACCACTCGGACTGACTCATCCGCAATTTGTCATTCTGGCAAGCATTGGCTGGTTTACACGGGGAGACGCTAAAGTCAGCCAAGCCCGGATTGGCCAACACGCGGGATTGGACGCCAATACCACGTCCCAAATTCTACGCAGTTTGGAAGACAAGAAGTTGATCGAGCGCGTCCGCTCTAAAGATGAAAGGAGCAAGCATTCTACTTTGACAACAGAAGGCATCCGGTGTTTAAGCGAAGCCTTGCCAGCGGTGGAAAAAGCAGATGCTCATTTTTTCTGTACCATCAACCTTCAAAAGACAAAAGCGCTGGAAATCTTGAAGGCGCTAGCTGCCTTAGAAGACGAATAA
- a CDS encoding cation:dicarboxylate symporter family transporter, whose product MFRKMPFILLAIILCAGWMGQWLPPFYQSILYAISLSIKAVIVFILPFVVFGLLFKTAVHLANKASKMILFILAAVCCSNFLSTLLSYSVGTFAYRFDLSMSFPQEGAALLPAWNFSFPKWIENDQAMFSGLLLGVFLGWLRPLWAKQVAFKLEKAINYLLKGILFVIPFFIAGFIVKMSHDQVMGYIFRNYALIFALIGSSVFAYIVLIYFVSNHCRGQACFQSLKNMLPAAMTGFGSMSSAAAMPLTILGTEKNAKSPDLARSIIPATVNIHLIGDCFAIPIFAFAVMKSFGSAEPAFSSYLIFAAYFVLAKFSVAAVPGGGILVMLPILEAYLGFNAEMLSLITALYILFDPVITCANILGNGGFALALENVSVFLSRSKTSHLGNLQESRPFES is encoded by the coding sequence ATGTTTCGTAAAATGCCATTTATTTTATTGGCGATCATTCTTTGTGCCGGATGGATGGGGCAATGGTTGCCGCCATTCTATCAATCCATTTTATATGCGATCAGCTTATCGATAAAAGCCGTTATCGTTTTTATTCTGCCTTTTGTTGTGTTTGGCCTCTTATTTAAAACTGCCGTGCATTTAGCCAATAAAGCATCCAAAATGATCCTTTTTATTTTAGCTGCTGTTTGTTGTTCTAACTTCTTATCGACTTTATTAAGCTATTCTGTCGGAACGTTTGCCTATCGCTTTGATTTATCTATGAGCTTTCCTCAAGAAGGGGCAGCCCTTCTTCCCGCTTGGAATTTTTCTTTTCCGAAATGGATAGAGAATGATCAAGCGATGTTTTCCGGATTGCTCCTAGGCGTTTTTCTGGGGTGGTTAAGGCCATTATGGGCAAAACAGGTGGCTTTCAAACTTGAGAAGGCGATCAATTATCTCTTGAAAGGAATTCTTTTTGTCATTCCTTTTTTTATTGCCGGCTTCATAGTTAAGATGAGCCACGATCAAGTGATGGGCTATATTTTCCGCAACTATGCGTTGATTTTTGCCTTAATCGGTTCTTCGGTTTTTGCCTACATTGTGCTTATTTATTTTGTTTCTAACCATTGTCGAGGACAAGCTTGCTTTCAAAGCCTTAAAAATATGCTGCCGGCAGCCATGACAGGCTTTGGAAGCATGTCGAGTGCAGCGGCGATGCCTTTGACCATTTTAGGAACAGAGAAGAATGCGAAAAGCCCGGACTTGGCCCGTTCCATTATTCCTGCAACTGTCAATATTCATTTAATCGGAGACTGCTTTGCCATCCCCATTTTTGCGTTTGCCGTGATGAAAAGCTTTGGATCAGCTGAACCTGCTTTTTCCAGCTATCTTATTTTTGCTGCTTATTTTGTTTTAGCGAAGTTTTCCGTTGCGGCTGTTCCAGGAGGAGGAATTTTAGTAATGCTTCCTATCCTTGAGGCTTATTTGGGATTTAATGCAGAGATGCTCTCGCTCATCACCGCTTTGTATATTCTGTTCGATCCTGTCATTACATGTGCGAATATCTTAGGCAATGGAGGATTTGCTTTAGCTTTGGAAAACGTATCCGTTTTCTTATCTCGCAGCAAAACAAGCCATCTAGGGAACTTGCAAGAATCCCGTCCTTTTGAGAGTTAG
- a CDS encoding GNAT family N-acetyltransferase — MKTVPYFDALEIGYILYHPKNYGQGYTTKALSLFCGLSL, encoded by the coding sequence ATGAAGACCGTTCCTTACTTTGATGCCTTGGAGATCGGCTATATTCTTTATCATCCAAAAAACTATGGACAAGGCTATACCACAAAAGCCTTATCCCTTTTTTGTGGATTATCTCTTTAA
- a CDS encoding DUF1796 family putative cysteine peptidase, translated as MLKKIVVYVFLTVLITFHAGAKTQFYDEAVSLGFDCQVAWQLEANNMRKFAYPLDWVHTHFDSLVNFIVNKGVNFLDADKIAVIGPYPGDPSRLHVIDVVYGIISYHDFRANPPFENYWEVKTKYDRRVKRFFDLLNSNKRVLFVRYGLTRPQVEFLDGLLHFLYPTLSYTLVAVNDDPEYLIDWGLERVRNFYIQQTLGMWKGDPVRWKEILSAFSLYPKIKGISDEEKEEIW; from the coding sequence ATGTTGAAGAAAATTGTTGTTTATGTGTTTTTAACCGTCCTAATAACCTTTCATGCCGGGGCTAAAACGCAATTTTATGACGAAGCGGTCAGTCTGGGATTTGATTGCCAAGTTGCCTGGCAGCTAGAAGCCAACAATATGCGGAAATTCGCCTATCCCCTTGATTGGGTCCATACTCATTTCGACAGCCTGGTCAACTTCATTGTAAATAAAGGGGTCAATTTTTTAGATGCGGATAAAATTGCTGTGATAGGCCCTTATCCTGGCGATCCTTCCCGTCTTCACGTGATCGATGTTGTCTACGGCATTATTTCTTATCATGACTTTCGTGCCAATCCTCCTTTTGAGAACTACTGGGAGGTCAAAACAAAGTACGATCGTCGAGTAAAGAGATTTTTTGATCTTTTGAATTCAAACAAAAGAGTGTTATTTGTCCGTTATGGCCTTACGCGCCCTCAAGTAGAGTTTTTGGATGGATTGCTCCATTTTTTATATCCCACCCTGTCTTATACTCTTGTTGCAGTAAATGATGATCCAGAATACCTCATAGACTGGGGACTGGAGCGGGTTCGGAATTTTTATATTCAGCAAACTTTGGGAATGTGGAAAGGCGATCCCGTTAGGTGGAAGGAGATTTTAAGTGCATTTTCCCTTTATCCTAAGATCAAAGGCATTTCGGATGAGGAGAAAGAAGAAATATGGTAA